The following proteins come from a genomic window of Varunaivibrio sulfuroxidans:
- the ntrX gene encoding nitrogen assimilation response regulator NtrX: MANDILIVDDEADIRVLTSGILQDEGHHCRLAANSDDALKHIETRRPDLVLLDIWLQGSRLDGLGILGAIKKHAPSLPVVMMSGHGTIETAVNAIKQGAYEFIEKPFKADRLVLVVERALEAARLKRELEELRLRTDSDDDLIGQSSVMATLRQTIERVAPANSRVLITGPSGSGKEVAARKLHGASPRSKGPFVVVNCATMAPDRVESALFGVEKNDEANGNHQIGFFEAAHNGTLFLDEITDMPVETQGKIVRVLQEQIFSRVGGTARIEVDVRVVAAATRAIQDEIAAGRFREDLYYRLSVVPIEIPPLRNRRDDIPILAQYFMNNVAKHNGRSPRTLANDAIAALQAYNWPGNVRELKNVIERILILAPGDSVMAIRADMLPGELRSSSAKVPAATGNTEILALPLREAREMFEREYLISQVRRFNGNISKTANFVGMERSALHRKLKALGVDAETVLKGE, from the coding sequence ATGGCGAACGACATCCTCATTGTTGACGACGAAGCCGATATCAGGGTTTTGACGTCTGGAATTCTTCAAGATGAAGGCCATCATTGCCGGCTTGCCGCCAATAGCGACGACGCCTTGAAACATATCGAAACCCGCAGACCGGACCTCGTTCTTTTGGACATTTGGTTGCAGGGAAGTCGTCTTGACGGTCTTGGAATTTTGGGCGCCATCAAAAAACACGCCCCGAGCCTGCCGGTCGTGATGATGAGTGGTCACGGCACGATTGAAACGGCGGTCAACGCTATTAAGCAGGGCGCCTATGAGTTTATCGAGAAACCTTTCAAAGCCGACCGCTTGGTTCTGGTCGTGGAAAGGGCCTTGGAAGCCGCCCGACTGAAACGTGAACTCGAAGAGTTGCGTCTACGCACAGACAGTGATGACGATCTGATCGGTCAGTCCAGCGTGATGGCTACGCTGCGCCAAACGATCGAGCGTGTCGCCCCGGCCAATTCCAGGGTGCTTATTACCGGCCCCTCGGGGTCGGGCAAGGAGGTCGCCGCGCGGAAACTTCATGGTGCGTCACCACGCAGCAAAGGCCCCTTCGTCGTCGTTAATTGCGCTACCATGGCTCCCGACCGGGTGGAAAGCGCGTTGTTTGGTGTCGAGAAAAATGACGAGGCGAACGGTAATCACCAAATCGGTTTTTTCGAGGCAGCGCATAACGGGACGTTGTTTTTGGACGAAATTACGGATATGCCCGTTGAAACGCAGGGGAAAATTGTCCGCGTTCTACAAGAACAAATTTTTTCCCGAGTGGGCGGAACGGCGCGTATCGAGGTCGATGTGCGCGTTGTCGCCGCCGCGACTCGCGCAATCCAGGATGAAATCGCCGCGGGGCGGTTTCGCGAGGATCTTTACTATCGCTTGAGCGTGGTGCCCATAGAAATTCCGCCGCTTAGAAACCGGCGCGACGACATTCCCATCCTGGCGCAGTATTTCATGAATAATGTCGCCAAGCACAACGGTCGATCTCCCCGTACCCTCGCCAATGACGCCATCGCCGCCCTGCAGGCCTATAATTGGCCGGGCAACGTTCGCGAGTTGAAAAATGTCATCGAACGCATATTGATCCTTGCCCCTGGGGATTCGGTTATGGCGATCCGCGCGGATATGTTGCCGGGTGAATTGCGCAGCTCTTCCGCGAAGGTTCCGGCGGCCACGGGAAACACAGAAATATTAGCGCTGCCCCTGCGCGAGGCGCGGGAGATGTTTGAAAGGGAATATCTTATTTCTCAGGTCCGTCGTTTTAACGGCAACATCTCCAAGACGGCCAATTTCGTCGGCATGGAACGTTCCGCCTTGCACCGTAAATTAAAGGCGCTTGGCGTCGATGCGGAAACCGTCCTCAAAGGAGAATAA
- the trkA gene encoding Trk system potassium transporter TrkA: protein MKVIVCGAGQVGFNIARHLAQENNDVTVIDQSPELIRRISDTLDVQGVVGHASRPDVLERAGASDSDMIVAVTYADEANMIACQVAHSLFDIPTKIARVRHQSYLQPMWANLFSREHLPIDVIISPEIEVARAVMRRLQVPGAFEMIALAGDRVKLLGVRLDEQCPLINTPLRQLTQLFPDLNIVVIGLMRAGEAVVPSGEDEMLAGDEVYFVVDASQQERAMAAFGHEETEARRLLIFGGGNIGLFLAGELERTYPNLNVKVVENNAERAQTIAGHLKTTMVIHGDVLDSEILEEANAAITETVIAVTNDDETNILSSLLAKRMGCERAITLINKGAYEPLISSLGIDVAVSPRNITVSTIIQHVRRGRIHSVHALRDGFGELIEAEALETSPLVGSPLREVNLPQGVLIGAIVRGEEVISPRGHTVIQAKDRVVLFAKASVIRKVEALFSVQLEYF, encoded by the coding sequence ATGAAAGTGATTGTTTGCGGCGCCGGACAGGTCGGCTTTAATATCGCACGGCATTTGGCGCAGGAAAACAATGACGTCACCGTCATTGACCAATCTCCCGAACTGATCCGTCGTATCAGCGATACGTTGGATGTGCAGGGGGTCGTCGGGCATGCTTCGCGCCCGGATGTTCTCGAACGTGCGGGGGCGTCCGATAGCGACATGATCGTCGCGGTGACCTACGCCGATGAAGCGAACATGATCGCTTGTCAGGTCGCCCATTCCCTCTTCGATATTCCAACCAAGATCGCCCGCGTACGCCATCAGAGCTATCTACAACCGATGTGGGCGAATTTGTTTTCTCGCGAGCACCTGCCGATTGACGTCATCATATCCCCGGAGATCGAGGTCGCCCGCGCCGTGATGCGCCGTCTTCAGGTTCCCGGCGCTTTCGAAATGATCGCCCTTGCGGGGGACCGGGTTAAGTTGCTTGGCGTGCGTCTTGACGAGCAGTGCCCTTTAATCAACACGCCCTTGCGCCAACTTACCCAACTTTTCCCCGACCTGAATATCGTCGTCATCGGCCTAATGCGCGCGGGCGAGGCGGTCGTTCCTTCCGGAGAGGACGAGATGCTCGCGGGCGACGAAGTCTATTTCGTGGTCGATGCGAGTCAGCAAGAACGCGCCATGGCGGCCTTCGGTCACGAGGAAACGGAGGCGCGCAGACTGCTGATTTTCGGTGGTGGGAATATCGGCTTGTTCCTTGCCGGAGAGCTGGAAAGAACCTACCCCAATCTTAACGTTAAAGTTGTCGAAAACAACGCCGAGCGGGCGCAGACGATTGCGGGGCATTTGAAGACGACGATGGTGATTCACGGCGATGTTCTCGATTCTGAAATACTAGAAGAGGCGAACGCCGCAATTACGGAAACCGTCATCGCCGTAACCAATGACGACGAGACCAATATTCTATCGTCGCTTCTGGCCAAAAGAATGGGTTGTGAGCGGGCGATCACGTTAATCAACAAGGGCGCATACGAGCCGCTGATTTCGTCCCTGGGGATCGACGTCGCGGTTAGCCCCCGCAACATCACGGTATCGACCATTATCCAGCATGTTCGCCGGGGCCGCATACATTCCGTGCACGCCTTGCGCGACGGCTTTGGCGAACTGATCGAGGCCGAAGCGCTGGAAACCTCGCCCCTGGTCGGCTCACCGCTACGTGAGGTCAACTTGCCCCAGGGCGTGTTGATCGGGGCCATCGTCCGGGGCGAAGAAGTCATCAGCCCTCGCGGACATACCGTTATTCAGGCCAAGGATCGCGTTGTCTTATTCGCCAAGGCCAGCGTCATCCGCAAGGTTGAAGCTCTGTTTTCCGTTCAGTTGGAATATTTTTAG
- a CDS encoding D-amino-acid transaminase, whose amino-acid sequence MALFAYVNGRYELQRGAGVHIEDRGYQFADGVYEVIAVQNGRLIDEVGHLDRLERSLSALEIAAPMDRAPLGLIMRRLLEKNRIDNGMIYLQITRGVAPRNHAFPEGMKPSIVMTARRLKPFSRSHFRQGVCVITRPDTRWKRCDIKSISLLPNILSKQEAVRSGAFEAWLVDDAGNITEGASSNAWIVTGDARVVTRDAGGAILNGITRQRIIALARENGLSLEERPFSLEEATEAAEAFTTSSTALLRPVVKIDDRVIADGEPGPFSLKLLDLYAAHMERGGEAP is encoded by the coding sequence ATGGCGCTTTTTGCTTACGTCAATGGCCGCTACGAACTCCAACGCGGCGCCGGGGTGCATATTGAAGACCGCGGCTATCAATTTGCCGATGGCGTTTACGAAGTCATCGCCGTGCAAAATGGCCGCTTGATTGACGAGGTCGGACACTTGGATCGCCTAGAGCGGTCGCTGAGCGCCCTGGAGATCGCGGCGCCTATGGATCGCGCGCCTCTCGGTTTGATCATGCGTCGGCTGCTTGAAAAAAATCGTATCGATAATGGTATGATCTACCTTCAGATTACCCGCGGAGTCGCTCCGCGCAATCACGCTTTTCCCGAGGGAATGAAGCCCAGCATCGTCATGACCGCGCGCCGACTGAAACCTTTTTCGCGGTCGCACTTCCGCCAGGGCGTGTGCGTGATTACACGACCAGATACACGTTGGAAACGTTGCGATATTAAATCGATATCTCTTTTACCTAATATTTTAAGTAAACAAGAAGCCGTGCGCTCCGGAGCCTTCGAGGCATGGCTCGTCGATGACGCGGGGAACATCACCGAAGGGGCGTCCTCCAATGCCTGGATCGTTACCGGGGACGCAAGGGTGGTCACCCGCGACGCCGGAGGCGCCATTCTCAACGGCATCACGCGCCAGAGAATCATCGCACTCGCCCGGGAAAATGGGTTATCTCTGGAGGAACGCCCGTTCAGCCTCGAAGAGGCCACCGAAGCCGCGGAGGCGTTCACGACATCGAGCACGGCTCTTTTAAGGCCCGTCGTGAAAATAGACGATAGGGTGATCGCTGACGGCGAGCCGGGGCCGTTCAGTTTGAAACTTCTGGACCTTTATGCCGCGCATATGGAGCGGGGAGGGGAAGCTCCATGA
- a CDS encoding HAD family hydrolase, with amino-acid sequence MSTVPSVSVPREDFSVFPRAVIFDWDNTLIDSWPVLHEALNGTLRAFGHAPWTFGETRRRVARSLRDSFPELFEARWMEARDDFYARFQSIHLDRLTPLPGAENLLNDLRDQGVYLAVVSNKKGPILRREAAHLGWTDHFAHIVGADDCPRDKPAPDPVLRALDGVSREEGAIWFVGDSPIDMECAAGSGCVGVLLRPEAPEPGEFAHSPALHFGDCRGLGGFVKARAPL; translated from the coding sequence ATGAGCACGGTTCCTTCCGTTTCGGTTCCGCGCGAGGATTTTTCAGTTTTTCCGCGGGCGGTCATTTTCGATTGGGACAATACGCTAATCGATTCATGGCCTGTCCTTCACGAGGCGTTGAATGGGACTCTCCGCGCTTTTGGTCATGCGCCATGGACTTTTGGCGAGACCCGCCGGCGCGTCGCCCGTTCTTTACGCGATAGCTTCCCCGAACTCTTCGAGGCGCGTTGGATGGAGGCGCGGGACGATTTTTACGCACGCTTCCAGTCCATTCACCTCGATCGTCTGACGCCGCTGCCGGGGGCGGAAAATTTATTGAATGATCTTCGGGACCAAGGCGTGTATTTGGCCGTGGTGAGCAACAAAAAAGGCCCAATTCTTCGCCGTGAGGCCGCGCACCTCGGCTGGACGGATCACTTCGCCCATATCGTTGGGGCGGATGATTGTCCACGCGATAAACCGGCGCCGGATCCGGTCTTGCGCGCGCTCGACGGCGTCTCCCGAGAAGAGGGCGCCATTTGGTTTGTCGGCGACAGCCCGATCGATATGGAATGCGCCGCCGGCAGTGGATGTGTCGGCGTTCTTTTGCGCCCCGAAGCGCCGGAGCCTGGCGAGTTTGCGCACTCTCCGGCGCTCCATTTCGGCGATTGCCGCGGTCTCGGCGGTTTTGTTAAGGCGCGCGCGCCCCTGTGA
- the hfq gene encoding RNA chaperone Hfq has translation MSPEKSQNVQDVFLNYIRKNKTPVTVFLINGVKLQGIVTWFDNFSVLLRRDGHTQLVYKHAISTVMPSNPVQLFEPEEDA, from the coding sequence ATGTCACCCGAGAAATCACAAAACGTGCAGGACGTTTTTCTCAATTACATACGCAAGAACAAAACGCCGGTGACGGTTTTTTTGATCAACGGCGTTAAATTGCAGGGAATTGTCACCTGGTTCGATAATTTTTCCGTCCTGCTGCGTAGAGACGGGCACACCCAACTCGTGTACAAACACGCCATTTCAACCGTCATGCCGTCCAATCCCGTTCAGTTGTTCGAACCCGAAGAAGACGCTTAA
- the hflX gene encoding GTPase HflX: MTFPYVKSRVVGHARDPEAQLDEIKGLASAIDLDIAYSEVTPVSAVRSATLYGKGALERIGRLIADLECAVCIVDAQLTPGQQRNLERAWSCKVIDRTALILEIFGARARTREGRMQVELAHQTYQRSRLVRSWTHLERQRGGAGFMGGPGETQIETDRRLIDQRITRLKRDLKDVKRTRQLHRAARKRVPYPVVALVGYTNAGKSTLFNRLTKAQVVAKDQLFATLDPTMRALTLPSGRSVILSDTVGFVSDLPHELVEAFHATLEEVEEADIIIHVRDIAHPDTEAQKNDVLNVLKELAHDNGEQRPSDAVHDNVPDIEVLNKTDLLKADAHDALLNRLVRAEDGGVALSAATGEGISRLLALIDSALAKNLEILNLDLQSDDGKKLSWLYDHGEVLERRDDEEGGVHLVIRMAPADIRRFERLYREGESPSQGQGL; the protein is encoded by the coding sequence GTGACGTTCCCTTATGTGAAAAGCCGCGTCGTGGGTCACGCGCGCGATCCCGAGGCCCAGTTGGATGAAATCAAGGGGTTGGCCAGCGCCATTGACCTTGACATTGCCTACAGCGAGGTCACGCCGGTTTCCGCGGTCAGATCGGCGACGTTGTACGGGAAAGGGGCCCTGGAACGGATAGGGCGGCTTATCGCCGACCTGGAATGCGCGGTGTGCATCGTCGATGCCCAACTTACTCCGGGGCAGCAACGTAATTTGGAACGCGCCTGGTCGTGCAAGGTGATCGATCGAACCGCCTTGATTTTAGAGATCTTCGGCGCTCGGGCGCGCACCCGGGAAGGGCGCATGCAGGTCGAACTCGCCCACCAGACCTATCAGCGCTCACGCCTTGTGCGTTCGTGGACCCATTTGGAACGCCAACGTGGCGGCGCGGGGTTCATGGGGGGACCTGGCGAAACCCAAATCGAAACCGACAGACGCCTTATTGATCAACGCATAACCCGCTTGAAACGCGATCTTAAGGATGTTAAGCGGACGCGCCAACTCCATCGCGCCGCACGGAAACGGGTTCCTTATCCGGTCGTCGCGTTGGTGGGCTACACCAACGCCGGAAAATCAACTTTGTTCAACCGTCTGACCAAAGCCCAGGTGGTGGCGAAAGACCAATTGTTCGCCACGCTTGATCCGACCATGCGCGCCTTGACCTTGCCTTCGGGACGCTCGGTTATCCTTTCCGATACGGTGGGGTTCGTTTCCGACCTGCCCCATGAGCTGGTCGAAGCCTTCCACGCCACGTTGGAGGAAGTCGAGGAGGCGGATATCATCATCCATGTCCGCGATATCGCCCATCCCGATACCGAGGCCCAAAAAAACGACGTCCTGAACGTGCTCAAAGAATTGGCGCATGACAACGGTGAGCAAAGGCCAAGTGACGCGGTCCACGACAATGTTCCCGATATCGAGGTTCTCAATAAAACCGACCTCTTAAAAGCCGATGCCCATGACGCCCTTTTGAATCGGCTCGTTCGCGCCGAAGACGGCGGCGTCGCCTTGTCGGCGGCGACGGGTGAGGGGATATCTCGACTATTGGCGTTGATTGATTCCGCGTTGGCTAAAAACCTCGAAATTCTGAACCTCGATCTTCAGAGCGATGACGGCAAGAAACTCTCCTGGCTCTACGACCACGGCGAGGTGCTTGAGCGGCGTGACGACGAGGAGGGGGGCGTTCATCTGGTTATCAGGATGGCTCCGGCGGATATTCGGCGCTTTGAACGCCTCTATCGGGAGGGGGAGTCACCTTCTCAAGGCCAGGGGCTATAG
- a CDS encoding inositol monophosphatase family protein produces MNFDPQDVCRAIDDVAKQEILPFFRHLDADDIFNKGNRDVVTMVDLRAEKALSTALRKIAPASAVIGEEASEEDPNILNSLDDDRPFWIVDPLDGTKNFIAGRPVFAVIVAFCERGETQAGWIYDPCGEVMVHAHKGGGAWLGARPLGISDNLSPSQSTASLGPGMRKRLHAHTHARSGDRAPPPEIPERIVRYGCCGREYIDLALGKIQYAAYGGNLNVWDHAAGVLIHREAGGYSAIFPHEAPYRPQRYRHGEQLLLAPSPPSWASFRQKLMP; encoded by the coding sequence ATGAATTTCGACCCTCAAGATGTCTGCCGAGCGATCGATGACGTGGCGAAACAGGAAATACTCCCTTTTTTCCGCCATCTCGATGCGGACGATATCTTCAATAAGGGCAATCGGGACGTCGTCACGATGGTCGATTTGCGCGCCGAAAAAGCGCTGAGCACGGCCTTGCGGAAGATCGCGCCGGCCAGCGCCGTGATCGGCGAGGAAGCCAGCGAAGAAGATCCCAATATATTGAATTCATTGGATGACGATCGTCCTTTCTGGATCGTTGATCCCTTAGACGGGACAAAAAATTTTATTGCGGGGCGGCCGGTCTTCGCCGTCATTGTCGCCTTTTGTGAACGGGGTGAAACGCAAGCAGGATGGATATATGACCCCTGCGGAGAAGTCATGGTTCACGCCCATAAGGGGGGCGGTGCTTGGCTTGGGGCGCGCCCGCTTGGTATTTCCGATAATCTTTCCCCATCCCAAAGCACGGCCTCGCTTGGACCGGGCATGCGCAAACGCCTGCACGCCCATACCCACGCGCGGTCCGGCGATCGTGCGCCGCCGCCTGAAATTCCAGAGCGGATTGTGCGTTATGGGTGCTGTGGGCGTGAATATATCGATCTTGCACTGGGTAAAATTCAGTATGCGGCCTATGGCGGAAACCTCAACGTCTGGGATCACGCCGCGGGGGTGCTTATCCACCGTGAGGCTGGCGGGTACAGTGCGATTTTTCCTCATGAAGCCCCTTATCGCCCCCAGCGTTACCGCCATGGTGAACAATTGCTGCTTGCGCCGTCGCCCCCTTCGTGGGCGAGCTTCAGGCAAAAATTGATGCCATAA
- a CDS encoding NAD(P)-dependent oxidoreductase, translated as MAAVKTAFIGLGVMGYPMAGHLRKAGYEVTVYNRTGAKAERWVEEYGGTLAETPELAAQEAQFVFCCVGDDHDLHAVTLGERGAFHGIAKGAIFIDNTTASAEIARALYAEAREREFHFIDAPVSGGQSGAENGALTVMCGGDEDAFSQARPIIDVFARAVTLMGPVGSGQLTKMVNQTCIAGLVQGLSEAIHFSQKAGLDTKKVIDVISKGAAQSWQMENRGQTMIDDTFDFGFAVDWMRKDLSIVLNEARKNGAQLPVTALVDQFYADIQAIGGGRWDTSSLLRRLTRGT; from the coding sequence ATGGCGGCAGTCAAAACCGCATTTATCGGCCTGGGCGTCATGGGGTATCCCATGGCGGGACACCTGCGTAAGGCAGGGTATGAGGTCACCGTCTATAACCGCACCGGCGCTAAGGCCGAGCGCTGGGTTGAAGAATATGGGGGAACCCTTGCCGAAACGCCAGAATTGGCGGCCCAAGAGGCGCAATTCGTATTTTGCTGTGTGGGCGACGATCACGACCTCCACGCCGTCACCTTGGGGGAAAGAGGAGCTTTCCACGGCATCGCCAAAGGGGCCATTTTCATCGACAACACCACCGCTTCGGCCGAAATCGCGCGAGCGCTTTACGCCGAGGCCCGCGAACGGGAATTCCACTTCATAGACGCGCCGGTATCCGGCGGCCAGTCCGGCGCCGAAAATGGCGCGTTGACGGTGATGTGCGGCGGCGACGAGGACGCCTTTTCCCAGGCTCGTCCCATCATCGACGTTTTCGCTCGCGCCGTAACGCTCATGGGACCGGTCGGAAGCGGCCAGTTAACCAAAATGGTCAACCAGACCTGTATCGCCGGTTTGGTCCAGGGACTTTCCGAGGCCATTCACTTTTCGCAAAAAGCCGGCCTGGACACGAAGAAGGTGATCGACGTCATTTCCAAAGGCGCGGCGCAATCGTGGCAAATGGAAAACCGTGGGCAAACGATGATCGACGATACGTTCGATTTTGGATTCGCCGTCGATTGGATGCGCAAGGACCTTTCCATCGTTTTGAACGAAGCGCGTAAAAACGGCGCTCAGTTGCCGGTGACGGCGTTGGTCGATCAATTCTATGCCGACATTCAGGCGATTGGAGGCGGGCGCTGGGATACGTCAAGTCTGTTGCGCCGCTTGACACGCGGCACGTAA
- the mazG gene encoding nucleoside triphosphate pyrophosphohydrolase, protein MDSDDDTPPSSSVDDQARDTPSSGHVPGNIARLLDIMAHLRDPARGCPWDCAQTFSTIAPYTIEEAYEVADAIDKGDMAHLKDELGDLLFQVVFYAQLGREKSLFEFSDIVQAIIDKMIRRHPHVFADDVIASREEQVQAWDGHKQRERAGKMATSAMDDLALALPALSRAEKIQKRAALVGFDWPNAEGAFAKINEELGEIKDEIDESAPPSAALEAEVGDLLFSCVNLSRHLNIAPEKALRQANAKFINRFRTMETQVLKSGKTLGEVALLEMDSLWEAAKRDEDDS, encoded by the coding sequence ATGGATAGCGACGATGATACGCCCCCCTCCTCTTCCGTGGATGACCAGGCCCGAGACACGCCAAGCTCGGGGCATGTTCCCGGCAATATTGCGCGGCTTCTCGATATCATGGCCCATCTTCGTGATCCCGCGCGCGGCTGCCCGTGGGACTGCGCGCAAACGTTCTCGACGATAGCTCCCTACACCATCGAGGAGGCCTATGAAGTCGCCGACGCCATCGACAAAGGAGACATGGCGCATCTCAAGGATGAGTTGGGCGACCTGTTATTTCAGGTCGTTTTTTACGCCCAGTTGGGGCGTGAAAAAAGCCTGTTCGAATTTTCGGATATTGTACAAGCCATTATCGATAAGATGATCCGACGCCATCCTCACGTTTTCGCCGACGATGTGATTGCTTCTCGTGAAGAACAGGTGCAGGCTTGGGACGGTCACAAACAACGCGAGCGCGCGGGAAAAATGGCGACAAGCGCCATGGATGACTTGGCCCTGGCCCTGCCGGCGTTGAGCCGCGCCGAAAAAATCCAAAAACGCGCCGCTCTGGTTGGATTCGATTGGCCCAACGCCGAAGGCGCTTTCGCCAAGATTAATGAGGAACTTGGCGAAATTAAAGATGAAATAGACGAAAGCGCCCCCCCTAGCGCGGCGCTTGAAGCCGAGGTCGGCGATTTGCTTTTTAGTTGCGTCAATCTTTCGAGACACCTAAACATTGCCCCGGAAAAGGCACTACGCCAAGCCAATGCGAAATTTATCAATAGATTCAGGACAATGGAAACTCAGGTCCTGAAGTCTGGAAAAACCTTGGGCGAGGTCGCGCTCCTTGAAATGGATTCTTTATGGGAAGCCGCAAAACGCGATGAAGATGATTCATAA
- a CDS encoding sensor histidine kinase: MGLLFVVFIGGYGGFGATVFPAFAHPQQTEHQSTAQKTHIRIGVLAYRGAARATRTWTATAAYLDHKLPDLRFKIVPLTIDTMKESVRTNKVDFIITNPGNYVELEARFGISRIATLQKDTLRSPAGAVGSVIFTKRTRTDIQRLSDLKGKVFAAIAPEAFGGFQVPLREFLHQGISPYKDFAQISFLGFPMDNIVFAVRGGVADAGVVRTCLLEHMAEEGKINFDSFKILNPQHHPGFQCASSTELYPDWPFAKTRNTSLNLAKRVAQALLSLPSDSQAARTGNYAGWTVPLDYQPVHDLFKELKIGPYEYLGKISPIDLIARYWEWLVFVAAAFLWTVGHVVRSEYLVKIRTGELNDSNEQLQKEMAVRRNAEEQDRRHEAELEHVSRQSIMGELASGLSHEVIQPLGSIVNYARGSELRAKSGTCDQAQLLKTMRQMASEAERAAEIIRRIRRFLQKDTDERTALDINETLREAVSLFSWEARHNDTQVVLDLDEKVPKVFAERIQIQQVILNLMRNAMEEMVSTNSAKRKLEVCTQNVGGAVKVSVRDYGPGLSREAIDRMFEPFYTTKSNGMGLGLSISRSIIEAHESQLTAHSEDGGGTVFSFVLASANKDSQVTENSDDK; encoded by the coding sequence ATGGGGCTTTTATTCGTCGTTTTCATAGGAGGATACGGCGGTTTCGGGGCGACGGTTTTTCCGGCTTTTGCCCACCCTCAACAGACGGAACATCAATCCACGGCACAAAAAACCCACATTCGTATCGGCGTTCTCGCCTATCGAGGGGCCGCGCGCGCAACGCGGACATGGACGGCGACAGCGGCGTATCTCGATCATAAACTTCCGGACTTACGATTTAAAATCGTTCCCCTGACCATCGACACGATGAAGGAATCGGTGCGCACCAATAAGGTGGATTTCATCATCACCAATCCGGGGAATTACGTCGAACTCGAAGCGCGCTTTGGAATTTCGCGAATCGCCACACTGCAAAAAGATACGCTCCGTTCGCCCGCGGGGGCGGTGGGGTCCGTGATTTTCACGAAGCGTACCCGCACGGACATTCAGCGGCTTTCCGATCTCAAGGGAAAAGTTTTCGCCGCGATCGCCCCGGAAGCTTTTGGCGGGTTTCAGGTGCCGCTTCGGGAATTTCTCCATCAAGGTATTTCGCCCTATAAGGATTTTGCCCAAATATCCTTTTTGGGGTTTCCAATGGACAACATCGTCTTTGCCGTGCGCGGCGGCGTCGCCGACGCCGGGGTCGTGCGAACATGTTTGCTGGAACACATGGCCGAGGAGGGGAAGATCAATTTCGACAGTTTCAAGATTCTCAATCCACAACACCATCCCGGGTTTCAATGCGCCAGTAGCACGGAACTCTACCCCGACTGGCCCTTCGCCAAAACGAGGAACACCTCTCTAAATCTGGCGAAACGCGTCGCCCAGGCTTTGTTGTCCTTGCCTTCCGATAGCCAAGCCGCGCGTACGGGGAATTACGCAGGGTGGACCGTTCCATTGGATTATCAGCCGGTCCACGATTTGTTCAAGGAACTCAAGATCGGGCCTTACGAATATTTGGGAAAGATATCTCCGATTGATTTGATCGCCCGCTATTGGGAGTGGTTGGTCTTTGTCGCCGCGGCCTTTCTGTGGACCGTTGGCCATGTCGTTCGTTCCGAATATCTGGTTAAAATCCGTACCGGAGAATTAAACGACAGCAATGAACAATTGCAAAAAGAGATGGCCGTCAGGCGCAACGCCGAGGAACAAGACCGTCGCCACGAGGCGGAACTGGAGCACGTTTCGCGTCAGAGCATCATGGGGGAATTGGCTTCTGGTTTGTCTCACGAGGTTATCCAACCGCTGGGCTCGATCGTCAATTACGCCCGGGGCAGCGAATTGCGCGCCAAGTCGGGAACATGTGATCAGGCGCAATTGCTCAAGACCATGCGCCAAATGGCCAGTGAAGCGGAAAGGGCCGCCGAAATCATTCGTCGAATTCGCCGCTTTTTGCAAAAAGACACGGACGAACGCACCGCCTTGGACATTAACGAAACCTTACGCGAGGCCGTCTCCCTGTTTTCGTGGGAGGCTCGCCACAACGACACCCAGGTGGTTTTGGACCTTGATGAAAAAGTCCCCAAGGTTTTCGCCGAGCGAATTCAAATTCAGCAGGTGATCCTGAATTTAATGCGTAATGCCATGGAGGAGATGGTATCGACGAACAGCGCCAAACGAAAACTTGAAGTGTGTACGCAAAATGTCGGGGGCGCCGTAAAAGTTAGTGTTAGGGATTATGGTCCCGGCCTCTCTCGCGAGGCCATAGACCGCATGTTCGAGCCTTTTTACACAACCAAGTCGAATGGAATGGGGCTGGGGTTGTCCATCAGTCGTTCGATCATCGAGGCCCATGAAAGCCAACTGACCGCGCACTCCGAGGACGGCGGGGGAACGGTCTTCTCGTTCGTTTTGGCGTCGGCGAATAAGGATTCCCAAGTCACGGAGAATAGCGATGATAAATAA